The Arvicola amphibius chromosome 6, mArvAmp1.2, whole genome shotgun sequence DNA window CTCACCGTGGCCTTATCCAGCGGCGCGCCGGGGCCCAGGCCGGCCGCCAAGCCTCCGCGGTGGTGGTTCAGCACCTGCTCGATGGCCTGCACCACGTCGCCGCCGCAGCCCTGCAGCACCAGCTCCAGGACGCCTCTCCGGTGGCCCGGGAAGACGCGCGTCAAGATGTCCAGCGGCGTCCGCTGCCGCGGACCGGGGCCACCGCCCAGCCCCGGAGTCGGTGCGGCCTCCGCCTCTTCTTTGTCAGCCTCCGACCCCGATTCGGAACCCAGGGGGCTGGAGGAGCCGGGGCTGTCCTCCTCGCCGCCACCGCCAGGGCCCGCGCTACCGGGAcagctgcctcctgcctccttggAGGCCCGGGCCAGAGGCGACCCCGAAAAGGACTCGCCGTCGCCGTTCTCCGAGCCTGAGCCGGGCCGCACCTCTGGGGACGAGGTCCCGGGACCCGAGTCCGCGCCGTCGGGCGACAAGGGTTTCACTGGCTGCGGCTGCGGACTGTCGGGGCGGCCAGCCTGAAGCAGCGTCTTGGGAAACAGATCAAACTTCTGCAGCTTGACTTCTGAGGGGAAAACGGAGATGTGGGGAGAGGTTAAGAACACCGGACCCATCATGCTCAGGCCCGTTGAATGCAAGTTTCCAATCTCATTCCCAGCTTCCAAACTGTCCTCCACTGGGCTCCAGCGCCGcggttttacttttataaaaccCCAcagcgctcgctctctctctcctcctgagctcacgttttattttttctgtatccAGAACCCCAACCACCTGGCACCCTGAAAACTTAATGTTCAGTGCACTCTTCCCACACGTGTACCCAACACCTCTACTCCCTTCCCACATTTCCACCCCGCCCTAGAGACGAGGCCTGGCCAAGGTTCAAGCCAGAGCAAAGAGAGCCTCTGGCTATGCCTCACGGTGTGTGGACGGCACTACCCCACTCAGGTTGCCAAACCCTGCCTTAGCTACCGCAGCCTCGAAGAGAGGGCGCCTTGGGGAACTAGGAATTAAGTCTCTCTACAGACAAAATAAGTTCCATTCTGTTTCTAGTCCACAGTTTTCAAATGAAGTCCTAAGAAATTCCCTTCTTCCGATCTGAGAGCCGAGCCCATTCCATGGTCTGAGCCTAACTGTCTCCCTCACAGAAAAACCTTCTAGAGTCTAGAAAGCGGTGGGTTTATGCtggcaggagacagaagcaagggaAAGGGGTCCAGGGAAAAGTGCCAACCACGAGAGAACCGGCATGCGCTGggggaaaagaagacagaatctaGGGAAAGCGGCGAATGTTTATCCAGAATGCTTTAGGAACGGGAGGAAAGAAGTCTCGCTGAGCGGTGAAAGAGGGCGTCTCCAGTGCTTAGGGAAGCCTGCGGATTAGAGGATCGCAGAGGGTCCTTTCAGAAGCCTTGGGAAGGAAGCAAGAGGGGCTCTGAGGCTTCCGGCTGCCTGCCAGGGGAGGAGACCCAGTAAAATGAGTTGGGCAGTAACTAAGGACTTGCCCCTTAGCAAGACTAAGGCTAAAGCATTGCTTGGGGGCTGGAGGTGAGGAGAAGGAATAACGTGTAAAAACTGCAGACAGGGTTTATGGACGGGCAGAAGCTGGGTGGGTGATGAGCCACAACTTCTGTGGAAGGGAGTTGTGTACTCTGTCACTAAGGAAACAGGCCACTAGGCCTTGCACAGCAGCCCTGGGTCTCGGGCTCCTCCTTCCAGACCccatccccctccaccccccacccgcGGCACGACGGCGCTCTCACCTGCGCCCCCTGTGCCCCCTGCGCCCCCAGCACTCCCCGCGGGTGCTCCAGCTCCGGGCCCCCCGCCGTCGGTGGCGCACACTGAACCAAAGACTTCATAGGCGGGTCGCGGTGGGATGATGCCGTTGGCGGCGGCCAGCGCCAGGCCCTCGGCAGTGCCATACAGCAGTTGCAACTCGCGCGCCTCGTTCTCCTCCTGCGCCTGCTGCCTGCGCAGCGCCACCTGTGCCGCCATGACGCGCTGGCGCTCGGCGATGAGCGTGCACTTGGCACACAGGCAGTCCTTCCAGCGGCAGTAGCGCTTGTGGCCCTTGAGCGCGGACACCACTCCGTGGTTGCGGCAGCGCGCGCATTTGGGGGTTCGCGGATACTTCTCTGCTGCTCTTAGCAGCAGGGGCGGCGCCCGCAGCAAGCCCCCGGCCACGCTCACTGGTAGCGATGCTGCGGCGGCCGCTGCCGCGGCCACCGACGCCACCGATGCCACGGGAGGTCCCGTCGCTGTCGCTGCTGCTGTCGCCGCACTAGGCACGCTGGGCAGCTCTGAGCGCAGCTCCATGGCTGAACCTGGCGTGGGAAAAGTGGGGACACCTGAGTGAGGAGAGTACAACGCGTCAGACTTAAGCGCGGCCTGCGGAAACCCAAATTTAGGAAAACTTTGGTTGTACAAGTTTGGTTAGAAGCTGGCAAGTTGCTGGGAAGGTCATTTGGAACCTCCTTGTAAATACGacgacacccccacccccccgcgCGCGCTCCTCTCATAGATGCTCTTACATCCAATTTACATGCCAGGTGTAAGATTTCCTTTGAATCAGGATTCCCTTGAATCCTCCAAGGGGGAAAAGACAACGTTTGGATCGGTTCAGTTGAATATAAGGaggatttgaaaagaaaatattatgccCAACGCGTAGGTTGATTGGGGTGAGGCGAGAAAGAAGAAATGTGCACCTGAAACGGACTCAGATTACAGAGAAAACTTGGCACCAACAGGCTGGTgtcaaaagcaaagtaaaaagcaaaaaccGTTCTGTCTTGGCGGAAGGGTAAAGGGGAGAGAGATGTGGAGGTGAGGAGTGGGGTTGAGCAGGCTGGGTTGGGCTCTTGTTTGTTGCCTTCAATGTGGGGCAGAGGAACTGGAGCTAGGACCTGGAGAACTTCTTCCTGTAAGAGTAGAGCGAGAACTAGAAGACAAACTTGGAGGCAAAGTTCGGCTTATGGCCTTGGgaccatttaaaataaaaaaagagttcgGGGCATGCCGTGGTTTGAGCCTCTAAAGGATATGAGGGAAAATAACGTGGAACCGAAGTTTAGGAGAGCTGAGGGGGATTAAAGAGAAAAcccatttttaaataaagctatCTTTGGACAGGCGGCCATCTAGCTCCAAGATTAGTTTGAATAGAGAGGAAAACATCCCCAAACAGCTGACACGGGTGATCTGGGCACAGTCCACGGGGAGCGACGGTGATAAGTAGGAAAAACTCTACTGAAACAGGTGGAGTGGGGATAGGGCGAGACCTGTGGCGTGGGGTTCAGCCCTTTAGTCTGGAGTAGTCGAGGAGGAAGGCATGTCTTCGAAACCTTAGGCTTTGCAAAACCTCCTTTTCCTTCAACTCCTCCtacccaacccccacccctcccagtTTGGGGACCAAGTCCTCAGACACGCCCTCCTCATCCTGGGACCCCTTGGGACCCCGCTCCTGCGCAGGTTCCAGAGTTTTGGTCTTCAGGCTAGGGTTTCGGGACGTGGACTCCCCAGCAGGCCTCAGCGAGGCCAGGGAGTCGCCTCGGAAACTGACCCCGAAGGGACAGGAGAGTCCCACCTGCGCCGCAGCTGCAGAAGGCCCAGCAGGCCCAACTCCTGGCTTCCGCTGCGGCCTTCACTACCCGCCACCCTGCCCGGGGCCCCGCCAGAGCCGGGGCCCCGCTACCGGGGTCTCCGTCTGGGAAGCCCAGACCTCAGCGCGCGTTGGGGGCCTATCCGCCCAGACCCTCCGGCATGCAGTCCCTAAGGCCCTAGGGGCCTAGGCCTCGCCCTCGGGGGCCGCCAGCCCGGTCGCCTCCCCCGCTCTGAGGCCAGCCCTCTGCTACCTGCCTCGGCCACCGGGCTCCTCCTCCGCTGGCGCCGCACGCACCGCCCAGCTCCGCTAGCGCCGCCGCTCTCTCGGCCTCTTCTCCTCGCCCCCGGCCCCTTCTCAGACCACGTCACcctcctcctgccaccatgtCCGAACTTCCggaccactccccccccccactcggAACACGGCAGTCCAACACTCCGGAGGGGACTCGGGGCTGGGGACCCGTCCGGGGGCCGACTGGTGGGAACCCGCGTCCCCTAGGTGCGCTCCGGACACAGCGCTCAACCCGGGCCTGGGTAGCCCGGCGCTGCCAGATCTCAATGAGCTGCTCGCCCGCTCTATTGTTGCTCCTCAGGGCTCCATTAGACAGAATTGGACAACAATGTGGCGCCTGCCATTGGCCAGGGGAGGCAGCCGGCGCTCTGATTGGCCGGGCCCGCGCCCGGGGAGCCCCTCATTCTACAGTGTCCGAAAGATTCGAAACTCCGAACGCTCCGCTGAGCGCCTGCGGGAGGGGAGGGGGCGCCAGGGAAGGAGCGCGCGAGGAGGAGCGTTGCGAATGTCGTGACAAGAAGTTTCCGTGCGCCCGGGAGCGTGTGAATTGCTCCTAATTACCGTGTCCGGTGCGCCTCTCCGCCTAGACGTGTGTAACCCCTCTACTTCTGGGGGCGCCGGCTCCGCAGCGCCACTCCGCCTTGGCCGGGGGCGCTTGGCAAGGCAGAGCTTCCCAAGTGGCCCTGGAGGCCTGGGGCGGGACGGGGGCAGGTGACAATTCAATTACCGCTGTCGGAATGGGAGTGGAACCCGGAGGCCGGGGggccggggtgggggagggagtgcgTTCACCGCAGACCTGCCAAGACGGTTCTGCCGGCTTCCTTCTGACGGGGTCGGGGTGCTTCTAAGTCCGACCCGCTCCGAGGTAGTTGAAAGCTGTtttgctcctccccctccctcccctctgccacCTTTAACGCTAAGTTCCTTCGTTCGCAAAGTCCTGACACCACGGGCAGCACGGAGGGTAAGTGTGATTGGTAAGGATTTGCGTTTTTAAGCGGGGAACCCAGAGAAACAGGGACCCCGCGCCGCAGCCTCTCCTCTCCCCGCGCCCCTGCCCTAACCCCTCGGCCCCCTGTGCCCTtgcctttcttcatttctccgCATCTCGCTccggttgtggtggtggtggtgaaatTCTTTTTGTCGTTGTTTGAAATTAACGAAGTTTACTTGTAAGTTTTTTAAACGAAAGTAAAAAGCAGCCTTGCGGCTCCCCAGATCCTCTCGGACGCTGGAAGCACGGGCCAGTCGGTCGGGCCACCAGGCCACAAGGCTGCCTCAGAGGGCGGGGGCCCTGGACCAACGACAACTTGGCCTTCTGCGACCTGTGCTGACGTCACGGCCCCAGGACCTCTTCGGTCAGCGGAGAAGGTAGCAGGTTCGAATTTTGTATCTTCCGTAGTTATTCCCATTCGGGAAGAGATGGTGAAGTCCTTCTCCCTAGGATTCTCTAGCTCGGACTCTCCGCTCTGCCTTTGCCGCTAACATTCTGTtactcttaattttatttttgttttctacttttctctcttcttcagaGTAAAGAAAATTCGTTTAAATGAAAAGTGAAGCCATCTCCTCATTTCCTCTCCGCTCTGTACCCTACGATTTTGCATTGCTTTTTAGAATGCCCTGGACCTCGGGAGTCGGGGCTATGCCAACGCAGACGCACACATGTTAGGCGCACGGAGCCGGTCTCGGTCTGCAGCCCCTTCTGCTAGGCGGACCCGCAGCAGGGGCGGGAGGAAGGCTAGGTGAGCAGGATCCCATAGCAGGACCGCCCGCCTGCGAGGGTCCAGGATGCGCCCTGTTCAAGAAGTCAACTGAGGATCCAAGACCTGAGGGAGTGATGAGTCCCAGAATCTGGCGGGCAACTTCCAGAAAGGCCAGGCCCGTCTCAAGGGATCTTGGATCCGAATAGTACAGAATAGCAACCTGGTTGCGAACTACCGAGAAAGTTCCTTCTCTGGAACGGGAGAAAAGATTTGGCAGGGAGCTAAGATTCTGGAGAGGCAGAGTGAGGGTGCCCTCAGGACctaacccccccccctctctcttaaaTTCCCAGGGGTCAGTCAGTTGAGTAACTCTCTAGCTGTGCCTGAGCGCTGGCCTGCTGGAGGGAGGGGCGGGAAGGCTCGGTGCGCTGCGGGATTCCAGGAGCCCGCCTGcttctagaactctctctctctctctctctctctctctctctctctctctctctctctctctctctctctctctctctgtcttttggaaGGTTTTGCAGAAAATTTTTTAAACCCCGAAACGAAATAACCAACCAGATCTACATAGTTTTCTCGGAAGCCGTGGCCTAAACACCCTTTCTCGCGCTTGAGGCCGGACCACTGAGTCCTGCCACTTGACGAACTCACAAGAGCCAACGGTTTTGGGAACCGAGCTCTTGCCTGGACCTGGATCGAACcttcttttcttaagaaaaggAGGTATGGCGTCCTGGAACCCAGCCCAGGCCAAACCACAGGATGTCTCCCCTCTCCTGGTGCTCTTTCTAAGTTGGTATCTCCACAGGTTTCTCTTTTCACACGCCGGGGTTGGTGTTGTTCATGTAAAGAATGTTACGGAGggaagaagaacaaaacaaaacaaaaaccgttCTGGGCTGAGATAACCATGCTCACACCGGTCGGATGCCTCTGCCCAGCTTCCCAGGCCACTCTTGCTGATGTGAGCAGCTGCCCCGAAGGGAGAGAACAGGAAGGATGGATGGCCCAACTGAGCCGCTAGCCTTAGGGAGAGTATGCCCAGGTTGAGGCAACTAGATgagccccccaacacacacacacacacacacacacacacacacacacacacttccacccTCGTGAACTCACTGCAGGTTTGAACACACGGGGAGCGCGCTCATCTCTGACGTTACCCCCCACCCAAAGGACCCTTTCAAAAAGTTTGGCCTCACAGTGTGCTCTCATAAGCATGTTCACCTGCAGGCACCATTTGGTGAATGACCTCAAACCCAGACACCTGCAGAGTCCCACGTCGTAAGTGTGCACCCTTGACGTTGAGCACATCTGTCTCGGGCACAGAACGCTACCGTCTCCTGGGACCGTGGCAGAGGAAGCCCAAGACCTCCTCCACTCCAGATGAAGTGGTTGACGGCGAGGGCCCAACTCACGCTTTCAGTCTGTCCTCAGCTCAGAATCATTTGCTTGCCAGGTGGGGCCGGCCAGTGTGGAGGGGGCGTGTGCACCCAGCCCAGAAATCCGCCACACCCTCATTCCAACCCCATCCATCTCTCTGAGCCACTCCACAGCAGAGGCCCAGAGGGAAGGCCCAAGTGGGGACCTGGGGTGATGTGCGGTTGGGCGCCGAGAATGACGATTCTGTACCACTGACTAGGAGAAGGGTTGG harbors:
- the Dmrta2 gene encoding doublesex- and mab-3-related transcription factor A2, which gives rise to MELRSELPSVPSAATAAATATGPPVASVASVAAAAAAAASLPVSVAGGLLRAPPLLLRAAEKYPRTPKCARCRNHGVVSALKGHKRYCRWKDCLCAKCTLIAERQRVMAAQVALRRQQAQEENEARELQLLYGTAEGLALAAANGIIPPRPAYEVFGSVCATDGGGPGAGAPAGSAGGAGGTGGAEVKLQKFDLFPKTLLQAGRPDSPQPQPVKPLSPDGADSGPGTSSPEVRPGSGSENGDGESFSGSPLARASKEAGGSCPGSAGPGGGGEEDSPGSSSPLGSESGSEADKEEAEAAPTPGLGGGPGPRQRTPLDILTRVFPGHRRGVLELVLQGCGGDVVQAIEQVLNHHRGGLAAGLGPGAPLDKATVSAAVAVEDAWPGRVEAAAAGGPGLPAPLQTGPAAPPHHRPLLAGAMTPGALGSLSSRSAFSPLQPNASHFGADAGAYPLGAPLGLSPLRLAYSAAAAHSRGLAFMAPYSTAGLVPTLGFRPPMDYAFSDLMRDRSAAAAAAVHKEPGYGSGLYGPMVNGTPEKQ